A part of Melittangium boletus DSM 14713 genomic DNA contains:
- a CDS encoding Crp/Fnr family transcriptional regulator, translating to MSYSQLLAQIPMFEPLSGEELDHLSGLLQQRRYAKGEVIFHKGDVGTALFIVRRGEVVIRLSSSEGREVILSILSRGDSFGELALLDGEPRSTDAVAREETHLLSLHQEDFRRFLGERPQVAMRLLAVLSRMVRRVTQHVHDAAFLEGRARLVRVLLELARTQGQQGAEGILLPKRTQADLANQCGVTRESANKWLRHYVQEGLLSYENGQITLLDVERLRRDVD from the coding sequence GTGTCCTACTCGCAGCTATTGGCGCAAATCCCCATGTTCGAGCCGCTCTCGGGGGAGGAGCTGGACCACTTGTCGGGGTTGTTGCAGCAGCGGCGCTACGCCAAGGGGGAGGTCATCTTCCACAAGGGGGATGTGGGCACGGCCCTGTTCATCGTTCGCCGGGGCGAGGTGGTCATCCGGCTGAGCTCCTCGGAGGGCCGCGAGGTGATTCTGTCCATCCTGTCCCGGGGTGATTCGTTCGGAGAGCTGGCGCTGCTGGACGGCGAGCCGCGCTCGACGGACGCGGTGGCCCGGGAGGAGACCCACCTCTTGAGCCTGCACCAGGAGGACTTCCGGCGCTTCCTGGGCGAGCGTCCCCAGGTGGCCATGCGGCTGCTGGCGGTGCTCAGCCGCATGGTGCGGCGCGTCACGCAGCACGTGCACGACGCGGCCTTCCTGGAGGGGCGCGCCCGGCTGGTGCGGGTGTTGCTGGAACTCGCGCGGACCCAGGGGCAGCAGGGCGCCGAGGGCATCCTCCTGCCCAAGCGGACCCAGGCGGACCTGGCCAACCAGTGTGGAGTGACGCGCGAGAGCGCCAACAAGTGGCTGCGCCACTACGTGCAGGAAGGCCTGTTGTCCTACGAGAACGGGCAGATCACCCTGCTGGACGTGGAGCGTCTGCGCCGGGACGTGGATTGA
- a CDS encoding suppressor of fused domain protein gives MKAPETDEDFVQWYEDCWADRDEVEYPKLFGAIHEDVIALEGSGALEAWLDNDDPSLPKEADPNWLPMGVRVAPPSPEYPYWTYVTSGLSNPFTLAPGDDLPEGASSGLGYEMVIHTPTEERWPVLRLLDMMAYNLVCARLFAVGHRYPVEGTLTGGDTKLSGFVFVTDPSRPAHFDLPSGKVQLITLVGVTKNEMAFSRSNGMDRLMAKLTDAGPAYITRPDRDEVKL, from the coding sequence ATGAAAGCGCCTGAGACGGATGAAGACTTCGTGCAGTGGTATGAGGACTGCTGGGCGGATCGGGACGAGGTGGAATACCCCAAGCTGTTCGGGGCCATCCACGAGGACGTCATCGCGCTAGAGGGGTCGGGAGCGCTGGAGGCCTGGCTGGACAATGACGATCCGAGCCTGCCGAAGGAGGCGGATCCGAACTGGCTGCCCATGGGCGTGCGCGTCGCGCCGCCGTCGCCCGAGTACCCGTACTGGACCTATGTGACGAGCGGGTTGTCCAACCCCTTCACCCTGGCGCCGGGAGACGACCTCCCCGAGGGAGCATCGAGTGGCCTCGGCTACGAGATGGTCATCCATACGCCCACGGAGGAGCGCTGGCCGGTGCTGCGGCTGCTGGACATGATGGCCTACAACCTCGTGTGCGCGCGGCTCTTCGCGGTGGGGCACCGCTACCCGGTGGAGGGCACGTTGACGGGCGGAGACACGAAGCTCAGCGGCTTCGTCTTCGTGACGGACCCCTCGCGCCCGGCGCACTTCGACCTGCCCTCGGGCAAGGTGCAGCTGATCACCCTGGTGGGTGTGACGAAGAACGAGATGGCCTTCTCGCGCTCCAACGGCATGGATCGGCTGATGGCGAAGCTGACGGACGCGGGCCCGGCCTACATCACCCGGCCGGACCGTGACGAGGTGAAGCTCTAG
- a CDS encoding GNAT family N-acetyltransferase: MEPVAANLRLRLLESITDVSATDWDALTGPAAPPFVRHAWLAAMEESGSATKETGWEPQHLTLWRGKKLVAASPAYRKHHSMGEYIYDFAWAGAAERLGIEYYPKLVVGAPLSPATSARFLIAPGEDVPTLRLALIQAAVESAKESGCSSVHFLYPLEEEAALLEEQGLARRITLQFHWKNPGYRSYDDYLSRFDSKRRSQLKRERGAAATQGITVRTVRGAELGLEHARRAYRFYEATCASRGPWGQVQLTEDFFVRAFQAMPEQVELVQAERGGEVIAGAFNLVTAERLYGRYWGCFEEHPFLHFHVCLYHSVEESIQAGRQVFEPGAGGEHKISRGFEPTAVHSAHLIFHRTLDRAVRDFLHREHAHLSPAVEQAEQLAGLKPWPPPGR, from the coding sequence GAGCCCGTGGCCGCCAACCTCCGCCTCCGCCTGCTCGAGTCCATCACCGATGTCTCCGCCACCGACTGGGATGCCCTCACCGGACCCGCGGCCCCGCCCTTCGTGCGCCACGCGTGGCTCGCGGCCATGGAGGAGAGTGGCAGCGCGACGAAGGAGACGGGCTGGGAGCCCCAGCACCTGACGCTCTGGCGGGGAAAGAAGCTCGTGGCCGCGTCACCCGCCTACCGCAAGCACCACAGCATGGGCGAGTACATCTATGACTTCGCGTGGGCGGGCGCCGCCGAGCGGCTGGGCATCGAGTACTACCCCAAGCTCGTCGTGGGCGCGCCGCTATCGCCCGCGACCAGCGCGCGCTTCCTCATCGCCCCGGGCGAGGACGTGCCCACGCTGCGCCTCGCCTTGATTCAAGCGGCGGTGGAGAGCGCGAAGGAGAGCGGCTGCTCCTCGGTGCACTTCCTCTACCCGCTGGAGGAAGAGGCGGCGCTGCTGGAGGAACAGGGGCTCGCGCGGCGCATCACCCTGCAATTCCACTGGAAGAACCCGGGCTACCGCAGCTACGACGACTACCTGTCGCGCTTCGACTCCAAGCGCCGCTCGCAGCTCAAGCGCGAGCGGGGAGCGGCCGCCACGCAGGGCATCACCGTGCGCACGGTGCGGGGGGCCGAGCTGGGACTGGAGCACGCGCGGCGCGCCTACCGTTTCTACGAGGCCACGTGCGCGAGCCGGGGTCCCTGGGGCCAGGTGCAGCTCACCGAGGACTTCTTCGTGCGCGCGTTCCAGGCGATGCCCGAGCAGGTGGAGCTGGTGCAGGCCGAGCGCGGGGGCGAGGTCATCGCCGGGGCCTTCAACCTCGTCACCGCCGAGCGCCTCTATGGCCGCTATTGGGGCTGCTTCGAGGAGCACCCCTTCCTGCACTTCCACGTCTGCCTGTACCACTCGGTGGAGGAGTCCATCCAGGCGGGACGCCAGGTGTTCGAGCCCGGCGCGGGGGGCGAGCACAAGATTTCCCGGGGCTTCGAGCCCACGGCGGTGCACAGCGCGCACCTGATCTTCCATCGCACCTTGGATCGGGCGGTGCGCGACTTCCTCCACCGCGAGCACGCGCATCTGAGCCCCGCGGTCGAGCAGGCCGAGCAGCTCGCGGGCCTCAAGCCCTGGCCGCCGCCGGGCCGCTAG